The genomic window CGACGCGGTTCCCCAAGCGAACACCCCCGAACAGGCTGCGGCCGGCCTGGATCAAACTTTCGCCACCGCCCCGCCCGAAGTGAGGAATAACGTTTCCGCCGCGTCGGAGGCCTTGCGCAAGGGGGATTACGAAAAGGCCGTCGTCACTCTCCACCAGGCGCAGAAGGCCGAAGGCGTCACCCTGCAACAGGGAATCGCGATCCACAATTCGAGCGTGCTTCTCGAAGGGGAACTCATCAAAGCCATCGAACGCGGCGATCCGCGCGCAAAAGCCGCTTACGAGCTGCTCCGGCGGTCGAAGCGGAATTGAGTGGCTCTTCGGCGCTGGAACGCGGATCATGAGCCGCATCGCGAAGTTCTGCCGAAGAAGTAACCGCATGGCCGTGAGGTGAAGATAGTACAGGGGCAATGGATCGCTTAGCGAAACAGAACCAACTCTCGCGAGACTCAGGGTTCTGTGATTTCGGACACCGTCAGCAAACTCGAATTGATGACAAGACCGCCGCGCCGCGCCGCGGCGTTGTTGATGTGCGGCTTGATGTGATTCTTTCGTCTGAGAAGGCTGATCATGCCTCCTTGCTGAGTAAAATCATCTTGATCGGAAACGGTTAGGATCGGTTTCCCCCGAGCCCAGGTTAAGGCCCGTTGAACCTCTCTTCGGTCCGGCAAGTTGACATACAAAATGTGGCACTCGCTTAGGTCCGCCACCGATTCAAAGCGCACGACTTTGACCTGGCGCCCGTCCACCTTTTTGTCCAGCAAGTTTTCCAGAGCTTGGCGGAAGGGGTCTGGTCCCAGGATGCCGATCAGCAGCGGGGCGTTCGTCGTTGCGAACGCGTCCTCCGGCCATTTGACATAATATGGGAACCACTGGAGCAGAGCAGCCTTGATGCGTGGTTCGCGAGACACGTCGGCCGCGGCGTGCGTGTGTTCTTGGAAAACGATCAAAAGTCCCAAGGCGAGAATCAGCGTCTGGCAGCGCCACACCAAGCCGAAAGGATGCAGCGGCCGGTGGAGCGACGCTCCTGCGGAGCGCTTCCTTCCCTGGATATCCGGGCTCGGCAGGAGTCTCGCCCCAATGACGAATCGACGCGCCAGCCTTCGGCCGCACGGTCGCGGGCAGGCAAGGCCATTCCCCATTTTGCAATTCGGCCGCACTTTGAAGAATCCTCAAAACGTCCATTGCCGAAACACACCCAAAGACACGAAAGGGCCTTCTCCACTACTTTTTTGTGCTCTTTGTGCTCTTCGTGGCTAACTAAACTAAACTAAACTAATCACGGTTTCACCGCGCTTTGCCCTGGGCTGGCTTTTTGACCGGTTTCGGAGTTTTGGAGGAGGCTGGTTTCTCTGACGCCTCGAATTTCTTTTTGAGTTCGTCCATCTCTTTCCGCAAATCCCGATTCTGCTTTCTCAATTCGAGCACCTCGTCGCGGATCTCTCTCAAATCGTCCGCCGGTTTCTTCGCGGCGCGCAGCGCGGTCAAGGCTCTCTCCGCGGCGCCGCGCTGGGGGCTTTCTTTGGCCGCTCCCGCGAATGTTTGCAGCAAGGGAATCGCCTGCGGGTCTTCCAGAGTTCCCAGCGCGCGGATGGCGGCGAGTTGGACGTTTCTCTGCTTCGACCCGGCAAACAACGCAACGAACTCGCGCACGGCATCCTTTTCGTTTTCGTTCCGGGCCAGAT from Verrucomicrobiota bacterium includes these protein-coding regions:
- a CDS encoding YfiR family protein; its protein translation is MGNGLACPRPCGRRLARRFVIGARLLPSPDIQGRKRSAGASLHRPLHPFGLVWRCQTLILALGLLIVFQEHTHAAADVSREPRIKAALLQWFPYYVKWPEDAFATTNAPLLIGILGPDPFRQALENLLDKKVDGRQVKVVRFESVADLSECHILYVNLPDRREVQRALTWARGKPILTVSDQDDFTQQGGMISLLRRKNHIKPHINNAAARRGGLVINSSLLTVSEITEP